The nucleotide sequence CCACCGCGCCGAATAAGCCCAGTACCTGTTCGTCAGGATCGGTGAGGCAGCTCATGTTGCCCGGTACGGCCGATGGAGCCACGTCGAACACGCCACCCGTGTTTTCCAGCAATTGCTTGATCGTCTTGAAGTAGAGGTACCCCTCGCGCGAGAGTGCCTGCTGTTCCACTTCAAGGTAATATTTGTCGCGGCAGTCCACCGGAACCGTAGCTACTTCCTGCCGGGCTATCTCCTGGCCGTTGTTGAGGGCATCGTTGGCAACCTTGATACAATCGGGCCCCAAACAGCGGACGATGTCCCAGCAATCGGTACAGCAGAATAGCCGGTACAGCGGGTTGCCATAACGATCCTTGGCCGATCCGCACGCTACCAACCGCTTGTAGTGCACTGAGTTCCAACGGTAATAGTTGCCCCGTTCGGCGGGATCCTTTGTGTCGATATAAACGTGCCAGCCGCCAAGCTGTCGCTCCTGCGTAATCGGGCTGATGCTTTGGAAAGCCTCATGGTAAATACGGCCGATGGTACCCGCATCGCGCAACAGTTCGGGCCTCGATTCATACTTTTTACCGTTCACCTCAAAATGAAGTTGGTAGGTACGACCGACAATTCCCTGCAGCTTTTGAGTCTTGTACTGTCCGCTGGCCAGCGTTTCCACGAGGTCTTCCCGCTGGCCCGTATCGTCGGTAATATACACTTTGGCTCCCTGAATGCCAATGCTATATCCCGCGAAGGAGTAGTTGGCGGGCCGTACGAGTTGAATGGTGTAAGGACCCGGTTGATTTGAAACAAAACCCTGCACGACCACCGATTCGGGTTGCTGCTTAAAATCAGCCTCGTAGGGTGTCACACAGGCGGATACCAGAGCGATTACCGCCCACAAAGCAGCCTTTCTAATGGATAAATAGTACTGGATGATGGACAATGTTGGATCGGTTTATCTATAAAACTCCTGAAAAATTCTGTAACCTGACTTTGCTTCTCTATACCTTATACCTTTAACACGTTGTACTTTTTTGCTTAGGTACCCCTAAAACTTAAAATTATACGTCAGGGAAGGGAACACGGTGGCAAAAATCGAAAGCTTGTTGGCTTCGGTCAGGGCGTAGGGTCGTAAGTTGTAAAATATGGAAAAGGCGTTCTTGTGTGCGTATACATTGTAGAGCGAAAACACCCAGCTGTTTTTCCATTTCCGCTCCGGATGCTTTTCAGGATTCTGGTCGAACGTAATAGAAAAATCAAGCCGATGGTAGGCGGGGATACGATCCTGGTTGCGATTGAGGTAAATAGGAATATTGGCCCCGAAAATCGTGGGGTCAAATAGGGTGTAACGCCCGAATGGGTAGGTGGCGGTCCGGCCACTGCTCAGGGTGAAGTTGAACGCCACCGTCACCATCAGGTTAGGCCGGAACACGGTCATGGCGTTCAGAGTATGGGGCCGGTCAAAGTTAGCCGGGTACCAGTTGCCATTGTTGACGCGCTCCTCAGGAAACGGACTGTTGATTTGTAAAAAGGTACGGGCGTAGGTATAGCTTACCCAACCCGTCCAGAAGCCAGTATTCTTCTTGGCCATCAGTTCCAGGCCGTAGGCACGGCCATCGCCCTGCAACACCGCCGTTTCCAGCTTTTCGTTCAGTACGATATCGGCACCATCCTTGTAGTCGAGAGCATTCTGTATTTTCTTGTAGTACACCTCGGCGGAGGTTTCGTACATATCATTTTTCAGGTTTTTAAAGAGTCCCAGCGATACCTGGTCTGCAATCTGTGGCTTGATGTACGGACTACTCGTGGTCCAGCGGGCAGTGGGTAAGGCGGCCGTGGTGTTGGACACCAGTTGTAGGTACTGCCGCATCCGATTGTACCCCGCCTTCACCGAGGTAGTGGCTCCCAGCGTCCAACGCAGCGCCAGGCGAGGCTCCAGCCCGCCGTAGGTTTTCACCACCGCACCTTTGTCGTAGGTTTCGGTTTCAATAACCACATCCTCAGCCAGCGGGCCGCCGGGTGCATAACGGTTGATCGTAGCGGCACCCAGCCGCAGAAACTGCGAATAGCGCAGCCCGATGACCGCCGAAAAATTATCCGTAAGCTTCCATTCGTCTTCGGCAAAAGCCGAAAATTCGGCTGCGTGTTCGCGCTCGATGTCCAACGGCAGTATGTTGGAATAGGGACCGGGTGTCAGCGTGTTGGGTTGTACCCCGTAGCCGATCACACCCGCGCCCCCTTTGAGAAAATGCCGGGGGTTGGTTCGGTTGCTGTATTGAAATTTAAGGTTTTGGTAGGTGATCGACGACACCAGATCGATTGCATTGGCCGAGTCGGGAATCATGGTACTGGCGCGGTAGTTGGTCAGTACCGCGGCGGCTTCCCAGCTCACCTTGTCATTGACATTGAACTGCCAGCGCAGGGTACCACTCGCCGTGCGGTAGCCAAACAACGACGAAGAGGCATTAACATCGACCGACGAGAGCGAATCGGACGGGATTTTGAAATTGTCGTTGCTGAAATACCCCGAGAAGGTCAACTCCTGACGGTTGTTGATCGTCCAGAGCCATTTGTTGGTAATATCATAGAAATTGGCCTTCGTATCGCGCAGGGCGATGGGACCGATCTTAAACAGAAAGTCGTTGAACGATGCCCGCACCGCCAGCAGCGTAGACAGCTTCTTGGCGACAATCGGTCCCTCTAGTGTCAGACGACTGGAAATGAGTCCTATGCCACCGCTGCCTGAGAACTGTTCGGAGTTGGGGTATTTCAACCGCACGTCCAGCACTGAGGAGGCCCGCCCGCCGTATTCGGCCGGAATACCGCCGCGCTGTAGAGTCACGTCGCGCACGGCATCCTGATTGAAGACGGAAAAGAAGCCGAACAGGTGCGAGGTGTTGAATAGCGGAGCCTCGTCCATCAGCACCAGATTCTGGTCGATGCTGCCGCCGCGCACATTGATGCCAGTGGTACCTTCGCCCACGGTCGTGACGCCGGGCAGCATAAGCAGGCTGCGCATTACATCCACTTCGCCCATGAAGGCCGGGATTTTCTGGATGCTGCGGATGTTGAGACGCGAAGCGCCGATTTCTACTTTCTGGACATTTTCCTCGGGCTTGCCCGTAGTGACCGTCACTTCATCCAGCAGCTTGGTATCTTCTTCCAGTTGTATGTCCTGATTCACCTGATCGGCCCTCAACTCAATTTCTTTCAAAACCGGCTTAAACCCAATGGAACTGTATTTGACGGTGTACTTGCCGGAAGGTACCGAAAGTATATAAAAGCCTCCTTTATCGGTTTGAGTCCCTTTCCGTACTTCCATGACAAACACGCTGGCGCCGGACATTTTCTCGCCGGTCAACGCGTTGGTTACGGTACCAAAAAGTGTGGTGGATTTTGTACCCTGTCCCTGACTATTTACTAGAAATCCTGCAAAAAAAAGTATGGTGAGGAAATAACGTTGACAAATCATGTGGAATAGCTAAGGAATAGGATGCGCAAATATCATGGAAAGGAATACAGCTTACTCAGGCTTTTTCTGTTTTTTCTTCTGTAGGTACCCTTCCATTTCTTTTAAAGACAAAGTATTAAAAGTCATACCCTTCGTCAACCCACCTTTACGGCCAATAGCTACCCCGTAGTGCATATCATGGTAGCCCTGCGTGGCGTGAGCGTCGGGGTTGATGCTCAACTTCACCCCTTTTTCCAGGCAGTACCCTACCCAGCGCCAGTCAATGTCTAGCCGCCAGGGACTGGCGTTAATCTCGATGATGACCTGATGCTGCGCGCAGGCGTCGATGATGGCCTTGTAATCAATGGGGTACCCATCGCGCGAAAGCAGCAGCCGACCCGTGGGATGCCCCAGAATGGTGGTATAGGGGTTGGCAATGGCCGCCAGCAACCGGTCCGTTGCTTTACTGAGCGACATGGTGAGGTTGCTATGCACCGAAGCCACAATGTAATCGAAGGAAGCCAGTACGGCATCGGGGTAGTCCAGCGCTCCATCGCCCAGAATATCGGACTCGATGCCTTTTAGAATTTTAAAGGGTTGGTCTGAATTCTGCGCCGCAAAACGGGCGTTCAGCCGGTCAATTTCATCGTGTTGTTCAAAAATCTTCTCGACCCGCATCCCACTGGCGTAAGCGGCGGTCTGTGAGTGGTCGGCGATGCCCAGATATTCGAAGCCCAGTTCGCGGCAATACTCCGCCATTTCTTCCAGCGTATTTTGTCCGTCGGAGTAGGTACTGTGGTTGTGCAAAATCCCCTTCAGATCGTCCCACGTCACGAGTTCATCGGGCGTATGGTGTTGCGCCCAGCTGAACTCCCCATGTCCCTCGCGCATTTCGGGCACAATGTAAGGTACCCCGGCCTTCTGGTAGATCTCCTCCTCTACGTCCACTGCTTCGGCGCGGGCGATCTGCAGGAGCGTGCGTCCGTTGGCTGTCTGATGGGTCAGATGCCCCTCCGCACTGCTTTGCACAAAAAGTTCGTTCTCGATTCTGGCGGGGCTTACGGCCACGATTTCTACAAGAATATCTTGATCAAATGCCTTCCCACGCCACACGAAGGGCGTGGAAGCTTTCACGTCCTGATGGAGCATATCCATTTTGGAAAGTACCTTTTGCACCGCAACGGGCGAATCCGCGGGAATGAGGAAGCGGATGGTCTCGACCGTTTCTGTCTTGCGACGTACCTCGCCTGCCACCTCTACCCGATCAAACTGTTTCTCCAGTTCATCCAAAAGTAGCTGGGCAAGCGCCTCGGCCTGATTCATGCGCAACTTACCCGTCTGACTGCGCAGGAACGCCAGTGAATCCAGAATTTTTTGTTGAGTACCTTCCCCAAAACCCTTGAGCTTGGCAATGCGGCCGTCCAGGCAGGCAGCTTCCAGTTCGGCGATGGATTCAATTCCCGATTCGTGCCAGAGGGCGGCGATCTTCTTGGGGCCAATTCCTTTGATCCGGAACATTTCGAGCACGCCAGGCGGCGTAGCGGCCAGTAGCTCGTCGGTTTCTTTGATGTGACCTTTTTCGACTAGTTCGATGATCTTGCCCGCCACACCCTTACCTACCCCCTGTATTTTAATAAGATCGCCGAACGGGAGTCCGGCGATCTGTTGATTCGTCAATTTATCCAGATTGAAAGCCGCCGCCCCGTAGGCTCTTATTTTGAAGGCATCTGCTTCGTGGAGTTCCAGTAGGCGGGCAGTCAGTTCAAGAGTTTCTACAATCTCAGAATTAGTCATGCGTGGAGCAAAGTTTTCAATGACAGAATAAGTGACCGGGTCGCCGGTGCGATGATACGATAAAAGTACAACGCTTATTCCATCATTCACCCATTCGGTCATTCAAAATTGATCACTTATCCCACCACACTTTGGTGTCCAGATCATCGGCTCCCATGCGACCTACGGCTTCTTTCAGGTTGGCACTGTTGACCGATACTTCGGAGTTGGGGTAGGTGAGGCGATTGATGAAATTGCCCTTGATCGATTTACCCGGAAACGGATTGGGTGTCAGTTTCGGGAAGTTACTACGCCGCCAGTTGGCAAACGACTCGGGGCCATTCATAAACGTAGCGATCCAGTACTGCGTGTTGATCTGCTCCAGCGCTTTGCTGGCATCGAACGGATTGGCGGCCAGGTAGGCATCGATGGCACTGCTCGGGATGGCCGAATTGACATCGTACAAAGCCATCTGCTCCATGTGGGCGCGAACCCCCTTTTTATAATAATCCTCCGCTGAGCCCACCACCCAACCGCGTGTGGCAGCCTCCGCCAGCAAAAGTTGATTCATCCCGTAGGTCACAAGGAACATCGGGCTCTGCTGCTTGGCCAGGCGGGTACGGTCGATCTGGCTGTACGCGTAGAAACTGGCAAGTCCGTCTTTGGTAGCCTGTTCTTTTATGCTAATGTTGTCAAATCCGAACGGCATACCGATCTGCACCGACGGGTCGGTTTTGGCGTTGGCCGGAATCTGTTGCGGCCCCGACGTAGCCCCTACATAGCGTACCGCGATGGAACCCAGCCGGGGATCGTTGGTACTTTTGAGGTAGTTCACGAAAGGCGCGCCTAGATAGATATTGTTGCCTTCGGTACCATTGAGGGTACTTCCCAGGGCATTGTTGTAGTTGGCATTATGCCGGACCACCGCGTTGTCGGCGTTGGACTCTATGAGCCCCCCCTGCACGGCATCCTTTACGGTTTGTTGCGCTAGCGTGGGGTCAACCTCCGTTAGTCGCATACCCGCCCGCAAGAGCAACGAATAACCCAGCTTCTTCCATTTGGCTATATCACCTGCGTACATAATATCCGCATTTTCTTTGGGCTTGGAAGCATCCAGGGCAGCCGAAGCTTCTTTCAGCTCTTTGATGATATCCTTGTAGATAGCTTCCTGGGGATCATATTTGGGCAGAACTACCTGATTAATAAACCCAACCCCAGCATCGAAGTAGGGAATATCGCCGTAAGTATCCGTCAGCACCATGAAGGCGTGAGCCTGCCATATCCGGGTCATGTTGACCAGATTACTGCGGGCGGGATCTTTCGAGGCAAGGTCAATCGTGGTTTTCGTATTTCTGATTACATCAGGATAGTACCGAAGCCAGATTTGCTGCGTGTAATCGCGGTTATCCTGGTTGAAGTTGGCACCCGTCAATACGCCCGAGTTGGGCGTGACCGTCTGCTGCACGATACTCATGTCGTACCACAAAATGGGTGAAGGAAATGAGGCGTTAATGACGGCATTGTTCAGCAGGAAAACTGGATTTACCGTCGTAGCCGCCGTCTTATTGGTATTCATTTCGTCAAACCCTTTGTCGCACGAAGTCGCAAACAGGCAGGTGGCGAGGGCGAGGTATATAGGTAGTTTTTTCATTGTTCAGTTTAGTTTTGATGGAGGTAATGAGCGAATAAAATGAAGCTTCGTAGTCTATTCTCCCAATCCCTCATTCACAGTTAGAATTTTACATTCAGGTTAAAGCCCATGCTGCGGGTAGTAGGCAAGCCCGTGGATTCGAGACCCACGATATTGTCGGAGCCATAGCCGAAGGATTCGGGATCGATGTTAGGTACCCATTTTTTGAGTAACAATACATTATTGGCCACAAAGCTCAGGCGTACCCCCTTCAATGGCGATTTGGCGGGCAGGAACCGGGAGAAATCGTACCCGGCGGTAATCTGCCGCAGTTTCCAAAAACCCGCGTTGTACACGATAGGCTCCACCAAAGCCAGTGACCGCACCACCTCCCAGTACGACTGCACCGGGGCCACTGCGGTATTTTTCTCACCTTTTTCGTTCACTCCATCGCCCACTACGCCACCTTCACGGCCTTCGAGGGTCATCTTATGCAGACCGTGGCGGGTAGCGTTGAAGTTGGTACCCGACATCATATTATGCCCTAACTTGAAATCAATCAGGAACGACAGGTTGATACCCTTGTAATTGAAGGTATTGGTAAAGCCCCCCACATACTTAGGAATGGCCGACCCGAACGAAATGAGATCCGTGGTACGTTGGGGTCTTCCATCGGTAGCAAAAATCTTCCGGCCCTGGTCGTCCCGTTTGAAGCCGAAGCCGTACAGCGAAGCCATCGGTTGGCCCACTACCTGCCGCAGTTCGCCGTTGAACACGTGGGTACCTACGGTGATGCGTTCACCGGGGGTATCGGTCAGCAGACTGAGCACTTTGGTTTGGTTGACTGAGCCATTGAAGGTAAAGTCCCACTGGAAATCATTACTCCGCA is from Salmonirosea aquatica and encodes:
- a CDS encoding DUF4249 domain-containing protein — translated: MSIIQYYLSIRKAALWAVIALVSACVTPYEADFKQQPESVVVQGFVSNQPGPYTIQLVRPANYSFAGYSIGIQGAKVYITDDTGQREDLVETLASGQYKTQKLQGIVGRTYQLHFEVNGKKYESRPELLRDAGTIGRIYHEAFQSISPITQERQLGGWHVYIDTKDPAERGNYYRWNSVHYKRLVACGSAKDRYGNPLYRLFCCTDCWDIVRCLGPDCIKVANDALNNGQEIARQEVATVPVDCRDKYYLEVEQQALSREGYLYFKTIKQLLENTGGVFDVAPSAVPGNMSCLTDPDEQVLGLFGAVGITRVGYVVDRSNAERSACPQELPDPPSGPPPPCAPCEESLYRTGQKPRFWDL
- a CDS encoding SusD/RagB family nutrient-binding outer membrane lipoprotein, coding for MKKLPIYLALATCLFATSCDKGFDEMNTNKTAATTVNPVFLLNNAVINASFPSPILWYDMSIVQQTVTPNSGVLTGANFNQDNRDYTQQIWLRYYPDVIRNTKTTIDLASKDPARSNLVNMTRIWQAHAFMVLTDTYGDIPYFDAGVGFINQVVLPKYDPQEAIYKDIIKELKEASAALDASKPKENADIMYAGDIAKWKKLGYSLLLRAGMRLTEVDPTLAQQTVKDAVQGGLIESNADNAVVRHNANYNNALGSTLNGTEGNNIYLGAPFVNYLKSTNDPRLGSIAVRYVGATSGPQQIPANAKTDPSVQIGMPFGFDNISIKEQATKDGLASFYAYSQIDRTRLAKQQSPMFLVTYGMNQLLLAEAATRGWVVGSAEDYYKKGVRAHMEQMALYDVNSAIPSSAIDAYLAANPFDASKALEQINTQYWIATFMNGPESFANWRRSNFPKLTPNPFPGKSIKGNFINRLTYPNSEVSVNSANLKEAVGRMGADDLDTKVWWDK
- a CDS encoding TonB-dependent receptor, translated to MICQRYFLTILFFAGFLVNSQGQGTKSTTLFGTVTNALTGEKMSGASVFVMEVRKGTQTDKGGFYILSVPSGKYTVKYSSIGFKPVLKEIELRADQVNQDIQLEEDTKLLDEVTVTTGKPEENVQKVEIGASRLNIRSIQKIPAFMGEVDVMRSLLMLPGVTTVGEGTTGINVRGGSIDQNLVLMDEAPLFNTSHLFGFFSVFNQDAVRDVTLQRGGIPAEYGGRASSVLDVRLKYPNSEQFSGSGGIGLISSRLTLEGPIVAKKLSTLLAVRASFNDFLFKIGPIALRDTKANFYDITNKWLWTINNRQELTFSGYFSNDNFKIPSDSLSSVDVNASSSLFGYRTASGTLRWQFNVNDKVSWEAAAVLTNYRASTMIPDSANAIDLVSSITYQNLKFQYSNRTNPRHFLKGGAGVIGYGVQPNTLTPGPYSNILPLDIEREHAAEFSAFAEDEWKLTDNFSAVIGLRYSQFLRLGAATINRYAPGGPLAEDVVIETETYDKGAVVKTYGGLEPRLALRWTLGATTSVKAGYNRMRQYLQLVSNTTAALPTARWTTSSPYIKPQIADQVSLGLFKNLKNDMYETSAEVYYKKIQNALDYKDGADIVLNEKLETAVLQGDGRAYGLELMAKKNTGFWTGWVSYTYARTFLQINSPFPEERVNNGNWYPANFDRPHTLNAMTVFRPNLMVTVAFNFTLSSGRTATYPFGRYTLFDPTIFGANIPIYLNRNQDRIPAYHRLDFSITFDQNPEKHPERKWKNSWVFSLYNVYAHKNAFSIFYNLRPYALTEANKLSIFATVFPSLTYNFKF
- a CDS encoding helix-hairpin-helix domain-containing protein, giving the protein MTNSEIVETLELTARLLELHEADAFKIRAYGAAAFNLDKLTNQQIAGLPFGDLIKIQGVGKGVAGKIIELVEKGHIKETDELLAATPPGVLEMFRIKGIGPKKIAALWHESGIESIAELEAACLDGRIAKLKGFGEGTQQKILDSLAFLRSQTGKLRMNQAEALAQLLLDELEKQFDRVEVAGEVRRKTETVETIRFLIPADSPVAVQKVLSKMDMLHQDVKASTPFVWRGKAFDQDILVEIVAVSPARIENELFVQSSAEGHLTHQTANGRTLLQIARAEAVDVEEEIYQKAGVPYIVPEMREGHGEFSWAQHHTPDELVTWDDLKGILHNHSTYSDGQNTLEEMAEYCRELGFEYLGIADHSQTAAYASGMRVEKIFEQHDEIDRLNARFAAQNSDQPFKILKGIESDILGDGALDYPDAVLASFDYIVASVHSNLTMSLSKATDRLLAAIANPYTTILGHPTGRLLLSRDGYPIDYKAIIDACAQHQVIIEINASPWRLDIDWRWVGYCLEKGVKLSINPDAHATQGYHDMHYGVAIGRKGGLTKGMTFNTLSLKEMEGYLQKKKQKKPE